One genomic region from Cyanobium usitatum str. Tous encodes:
- a CDS encoding class I SAM-dependent methyltransferase has protein sequence MNPETPLELLLSQEVKQLSQRLRFAETLTKTLEATCESQKNALDKQICINTELSDQEKTANQEYRDQLALFEKQLAIAKSKSIELETALCQVNKFARSLKDNYVKILPMLSKFICSDYCATKSKPNTTDSRYQAPISGTSMQSQSSAKLARTDKPTKKAILSFYRNMKMKIRTSQNPVAPVAESGEALDTIHSFIRNLPKNSKVLDVGGGRGYRFSNESNYWVMDINTEGVDRYIHADICDQDLEVREQFDVIITKDTLEHLPRPWIATSNIFKLLKEGGVFICIAPFNWRFHPSPYDCYRYSHQGLKFLIEGDGGFGKSAACMMLVHESIQGFWKNRYDCWPFGDLKHYHAVNSLYIGIKKTGRKFSSKSVDSDFSILHE, from the coding sequence ACGTGTGAATCACAAAAAAATGCGCTTGACAAGCAAATTTGCATCAATACAGAACTCAGCGATCAAGAAAAAACGGCAAACCAGGAATATCGAGATCAGCTAGCCCTTTTTGAAAAGCAACTTGCAATAGCCAAAAGTAAGTCTATAGAGCTAGAGACTGCTCTTTGCCAGGTCAATAAATTTGCTCGTTCCCTGAAAGACAACTATGTCAAGATTTTGCCTATGCTTTCGAAGTTTATATGTAGTGATTATTGCGCAACTAAATCCAAACCAAATACCACAGATTCTCGATACCAAGCACCTATATCGGGCACTTCGATGCAGTCGCAATCATCTGCCAAATTAGCTCGAACTGACAAACCTACTAAAAAAGCTATTTTAAGTTTTTATCGCAATATGAAGATGAAAATACGCACTTCACAAAACCCGGTCGCTCCAGTCGCAGAAAGCGGAGAAGCCCTAGACACAATTCACAGCTTTATTCGCAATCTACCCAAGAATAGCAAAGTTCTTGACGTAGGGGGGGGGAGAGGCTACAGATTTTCAAACGAAAGCAATTACTGGGTTATGGACATCAACACAGAAGGCGTCGATAGATATATCCATGCCGACATCTGCGATCAAGATTTAGAGGTCAGGGAGCAATTCGATGTTATTATTACAAAGGACACGCTTGAGCATCTCCCTAGGCCATGGATTGCAACGTCAAATATTTTTAAACTGCTCAAAGAGGGTGGAGTATTCATTTGCATTGCTCCATTTAACTGGAGGTTCCACCCATCACCTTATGATTGCTATAGATACTCTCATCAAGGGCTAAAGTTCTTAATCGAGGGAGATGGAGGATTTGGCAAGTCGGCAGCATGCATGATGCTTGTTCATGAATCGATACAAGGATTTTGGAAAAATAGGTATGATTGCTGGCCTTTTGGCGACTTGAAACACTATCATGCAGTAAATTCATTGTATATTGGAATCAAGAAGACTGGGAGAAAGTTCTCGAGCAAGTCCGTTGATTCAGATTTTAGCATTCTCCATGAATAG
- a CDS encoding polysaccharide pyruvyl transferase family protein, whose translation MRIAHVAAFHKAGNAGDILLPAALQRLIESWSRIKIEWIEIQARDPVNSATIQKINSCDICIVGGGGLFLPDTNANDISGWQWAISPEHIYAIQVPLVLRGVGYNLFRNQPRFNDSFGISVAALAEKAVFIGLRNTGSIHAFRKHLPYRLHNKIRLDPCPTSISQQLFSPTIAQPPREPVVAINLAFDRSSLRFSSGPEEICHRIALALKRFLDINENLSISYYSHFDMDDIGYEHLKSAGLQIKFEDLSCLRSGQIVKKYAKPNLVIGMRGHSQLISLGCGTPCLSLISHDKLQWLLDDLNRQEWGIDISMIEASISGSELFCKLVEVRDQASAIHRDCALFHGQIRKVLDRNSEIAFAAI comes from the coding sequence GTGAGAATTGCGCACGTTGCGGCCTTTCATAAGGCTGGAAATGCGGGAGACATCCTTCTGCCCGCAGCTCTCCAGCGCCTCATTGAATCTTGGTCAAGAATAAAAATTGAGTGGATTGAAATCCAAGCACGAGACCCTGTCAATTCAGCTACTATTCAAAAAATTAACTCTTGCGATATCTGCATAGTGGGTGGGGGTGGATTGTTTTTGCCGGATACCAATGCAAACGATATATCGGGATGGCAGTGGGCAATTAGCCCTGAGCATATCTATGCAATCCAGGTACCACTTGTGCTCCGTGGAGTTGGCTACAATCTATTTCGAAACCAGCCACGGTTTAATGATAGTTTTGGGATTTCTGTTGCCGCTCTGGCGGAAAAAGCTGTGTTCATTGGTTTAAGAAATACTGGATCGATTCATGCGTTCCGAAAGCATCTGCCTTACCGCCTTCACAATAAAATTAGACTTGATCCTTGTCCAACTAGCATATCCCAGCAGCTATTCTCTCCAACCATTGCTCAGCCCCCTCGCGAACCAGTAGTTGCCATAAACTTAGCATTTGACCGCAGCAGCCTTAGATTTTCATCTGGGCCCGAGGAAATATGTCACCGTATTGCCTTGGCACTGAAGCGCTTTCTCGATATTAATGAAAATCTTTCTATCAGCTATTATTCGCATTTTGATATGGATGACATTGGATATGAACATTTAAAATCTGCAGGTCTTCAAATAAAGTTTGAAGACCTTTCTTGCCTGCGCTCGGGACAAATCGTAAAAAAATATGCAAAGCCGAATCTTGTTATCGGAATGCGTGGTCACTCACAGTTGATTTCGTTGGGATGCGGAACCCCTTGCTTATCACTGATTTCACATGATAAACTACAATGGCTCCTAGACGATCTTAATAGACAAGAGTGGGGAATAGACATTTCCATGATTGAAGCATCAATCTCAGGCTCAGAGCTTTTTTGCAAGCTGGTTGAAGTTCGCGATCAAGCCTCAGCTATACACAGAGATTGTGCTCTATTCCATGGGCAAATAAGAAAAGTTCTTGATAGAAACTCTGAAATCGCTTTTGCTGCAATTTAG
- a CDS encoding glycosyltransferase: MDLLSGFQEIDRDLVADEALAKKYSDHIVYTADALRLEDLIDTKRSTVIRNGFLLKKVAIAASNVYSEPRADSHWQTQSKLRILYVGAISHWFDCSLFIDTISKVSDVEVLVVGRDEIGLESRSLAACNDTVLLRFLGEVPHPEACQLMCSADVGLIPLDDSCDLIRCTNPVKLYEYLHYGCQVLSTNIPEVLLMQSPDVFCSSSSKEWAYALSKMIDSFDYTNRMAAKVAINERSSLMLSGSDWASRGDVYFDLLKLIQADSIPRRSRGIASSLHEKPVFSVIIPSIGCHETLLDCIKSLLCFYSSAIDQIVLVVNGPFTKKDKLEKKILQQFPGKITVIHTLEKLGFAKAVNLGVRECATDLAMICNDDIIFSPWSLLPYLELPPSILSNNCINIATTNIDGDAFRPHDYFLLKDFYRVSLSRYSKYGTSAIGAARVGLNFCSITVQNFLEVGGIPEDYGLGYFEDDAFYMKLRDRGIGIKYLPGAYAHHVGSLTFQSLGATTRFTLIKNNRKLLESESSK; encoded by the coding sequence ATGGATTTATTATCAGGCTTTCAAGAGATTGATCGCGACCTTGTGGCCGACGAAGCACTTGCCAAGAAATACTCTGATCACATTGTATATACTGCCGATGCTTTAAGACTGGAAGACCTAATTGATACCAAGCGATCTACTGTCATCAGGAATGGATTCTTATTAAAGAAGGTCGCTATAGCGGCCTCAAATGTATATTCTGAACCAAGAGCTGACTCTCATTGGCAAACCCAGTCAAAGCTAAGAATTTTATACGTTGGCGCAATTTCGCATTGGTTTGACTGCAGCCTATTTATAGACACTATTTCAAAAGTCTCAGACGTCGAAGTGTTAGTAGTCGGTCGAGATGAAATTGGCTTGGAGAGTAGATCGCTTGCTGCATGTAATGATACAGTTTTACTTAGATTCCTTGGAGAGGTTCCTCACCCTGAAGCATGCCAGCTAATGTGTTCAGCTGATGTTGGCTTAATACCTTTGGATGACTCTTGTGATTTGATAAGATGTACAAATCCAGTCAAGCTCTATGAATATTTACATTATGGATGCCAAGTTCTTTCTACTAATATACCGGAGGTGTTGCTTATGCAATCTCCGGACGTCTTTTGTAGCTCATCCTCCAAGGAATGGGCATATGCTTTAAGTAAAATGATCGATTCTTTTGATTATACAAATAGAATGGCGGCCAAAGTTGCTATTAATGAACGATCAAGCTTGATGCTTAGTGGCAGCGATTGGGCCTCCAGGGGAGATGTCTATTTTGATCTTTTAAAACTCATACAAGCTGATTCTATTCCGAGAAGATCTCGAGGGATTGCTAGTTCGTTGCACGAAAAACCTGTATTCTCGGTGATTATACCAAGCATTGGCTGCCATGAAACTTTATTAGATTGTATTAAAAGCCTTCTTTGCTTCTACTCCAGTGCAATTGATCAGATAGTTCTTGTTGTTAATGGCCCATTCACAAAGAAAGATAAATTAGAAAAAAAGATATTGCAGCAGTTTCCTGGGAAAATAACTGTCATTCACACTCTTGAAAAGCTTGGATTTGCTAAGGCTGTCAATCTAGGAGTCAGAGAATGCGCGACAGACTTAGCCATGATATGCAATGATGATATAATTTTTTCTCCATGGAGCCTTCTCCCATACCTTGAATTACCGCCTTCTATACTTAGCAATAACTGTATAAATATAGCTACTACCAATATTGACGGCGACGCATTTAGGCCGCACGATTATTTCCTTTTAAAGGATTTTTATCGAGTATCTCTCTCTAGATATTCTAAATATGGCACTTCTGCAATTGGAGCAGCTCGTGTAGGTTTAAACTTTTGCTCAATAACAGTCCAAAACTTTTTGGAAGTTGGTGGCATCCCTGAGGATTATGGCTTAGGCTATTTCGAGGATGATGCGTTTTACATGAAATTAAGAGACCGCGGCATAGGCATCAAATACCTTCCAGGCGCTTATGCCCATCATGTCGGGTCCCTTACTTTTCAGTCTTTAGGTGCCACCACTCGATTTACTCTAATTAAAAACAACAGGAAATTACTTGAAAGCGAGTCGTCCAAATGA
- a CDS encoding glycosyltransferase family protein, which translates to MLRIGVLAQAPDGPLTSSAWIRLLLPLRRLEQQGGCVLVQLEPAATDDASAFELAGLDRLIVQRAACPSLAMAEALVQACRQRHLPLILDLDDALFSLPADHPERERYAPAIPALEHLLAAADLRVFSTATLAAQCQQFGPQAVLANGLDAEAWAGPARFPRGEAEGPLQLLYMGSRTHDADLALILPELDALAGRNPDAFRLTLVGGVSQPLQRPWLHTLEVPLEARRYPRFVRWLRRLPRHDLGLAPLVANPFNAAKSDVKLLDYAALGLPALCSPGPAYQELLTAGLALPAEPGQWAEQIGWAAGHRRRLRRLAQAAHGYLWEQRSAERLAQGWGEVFALA; encoded by the coding sequence ATGCTGCGCATTGGCGTGCTGGCCCAGGCCCCCGACGGGCCCCTCACCAGCTCCGCCTGGATCAGGCTGCTGCTGCCCCTGCGGCGCCTGGAGCAGCAGGGGGGCTGCGTGCTCGTGCAGCTGGAGCCCGCCGCGACAGACGACGCTTCGGCCTTTGAGCTCGCTGGCCTGGATCGCTTGATCGTGCAGCGCGCTGCCTGCCCCAGCCTGGCCATGGCCGAAGCGCTGGTGCAGGCCTGCCGCCAGCGGCATCTGCCCTTGATCCTTGATCTCGACGACGCCCTCTTCTCCCTGCCGGCCGACCACCCCGAGCGCGAGCGCTACGCCCCCGCCATCCCTGCCCTTGAGCACCTGCTGGCGGCGGCCGATCTGCGTGTGTTCTCCACGGCCACCCTGGCGGCCCAGTGTCAGCAGTTTGGCCCGCAGGCGGTGCTGGCCAATGGCCTCGATGCCGAGGCCTGGGCGGGTCCGGCCCGCTTCCCGCGCGGCGAGGCTGAGGGCCCCCTGCAACTGCTCTACATGGGCAGTCGCACCCACGACGCAGACCTGGCCTTGATCCTGCCGGAGCTCGATGCCCTAGCGGGCCGCAATCCCGATGCCTTTCGCCTCACCCTGGTGGGCGGCGTCAGCCAGCCCCTGCAGCGCCCCTGGCTCCACACCCTGGAGGTGCCCCTGGAAGCCCGCCGCTACCCCCGCTTCGTGCGCTGGCTGCGCCGCCTGCCCCGCCACGATCTCGGCCTGGCCCCCCTGGTGGCCAACCCCTTCAATGCCGCCAAAAGCGACGTGAAGCTGCTCGACTACGCCGCCCTCGGCCTGCCGGCGCTCTGCTCACCTGGGCCTGCCTACCAGGAGCTGTTGACGGCGGGCCTGGCCTTGCCGGCCGAGCCTGGCCAGTGGGCTGAGCAGATTGGTTGGGCAGCTGGGCACCGCCGCCGTCTGCGCCGCCTGGCCCAGGCGGCCCATGGCTACCTGTGGGAGCAGCGCAGCGCTGAGCGGTTGGCCCAGGGCTGGGGAGAGGTGTTTGCCCTCGCTTAA
- a CDS encoding FkbM family methyltransferase — MWEPCLTQWLRRRLKPGDVFVDVGANIGYYSLLSSVLVGASGSVVSIEASPSTFQKLLSNVRRNRLKNVRALNVAASNVSSTVRMYRAPANNLGSSSLLEGDGFECEGEVQAAALADLLTADEIRRARILKIDVEGLEVVVVQGLLPILDHARHDLEIVVEVGGGPGASAPSASSAAGEIIPLMKAMGFNVYRATNNYSPRFYAETSSFSRPARLSAGLDTLGECDLIFSRKNKKRL, encoded by the coding sequence GTGTGGGAGCCATGCCTGACCCAGTGGCTGCGTCGGCGCTTGAAGCCAGGCGATGTCTTTGTTGATGTTGGCGCTAATATTGGCTATTACAGCCTGCTTTCATCTGTTCTGGTTGGTGCTTCAGGATCGGTTGTTTCCATTGAGGCATCTCCCAGTACATTTCAAAAGCTGCTAAGCAATGTCAGGCGAAACAGGCTGAAGAACGTCCGGGCGCTCAATGTGGCTGCTTCAAATGTGTCTTCGACTGTTCGCATGTACCGCGCCCCCGCCAATAACCTGGGATCGTCCTCATTGCTTGAGGGCGATGGCTTTGAGTGCGAGGGCGAAGTGCAGGCTGCTGCGTTGGCTGATCTGTTAACGGCCGATGAGATCCGCCGGGCCAGGATTCTCAAGATCGATGTTGAAGGCTTGGAGGTTGTTGTGGTTCAGGGTTTGCTGCCTATTCTGGATCACGCAAGACACGATTTGGAGATTGTGGTTGAGGTGGGTGGTGGGCCTGGAGCTTCGGCTCCGTCGGCCTCTTCGGCTGCGGGTGAGATCATTCCGTTGATGAAGGCCATGGGATTTAATGTTTATCGCGCGACCAACAACTACAGCCCTAGATTTTATGCCGAAACAAGTTCTTTCTCTCGCCCAGCTCGCCTGAGTGCAGGCCTCGACACTCTTGGGGAATGCGACCTGATCTTCTCCCGGAAGAACAAGAAGCGCCTTTGA
- a CDS encoding glycosyltransferase, which yields MPAQAPIPIFIGYDPRERAATNVLIDSLYQHSSVPLAITPLITPQLEAQGLYWRQRDPRQSTAFSFSRFLVPQLMGFEGWAIFMDCDMLCRSDIAELWALRDDRYALMCVQHQHVPDQEVKFLGETQSRYEKKNWSSLMLFNSSRCAALTPAYVNSASGLELHRFHWLGDDSLIGALPMERWNHLVDVQERPLAEPSALLHWTLGGPWFREQRTMGGPLAAEWFSARDDAMRLWD from the coding sequence CTGCCCGCCCAAGCACCGATCCCGATCTTCATCGGCTACGACCCCCGGGAGCGGGCGGCCACCAACGTGCTGATCGACAGCCTCTACCAGCACAGCAGCGTGCCACTGGCGATCACGCCCCTGATAACACCCCAGCTGGAGGCCCAGGGGCTCTACTGGCGCCAACGGGATCCTCGCCAGAGCACGGCCTTCTCCTTCAGTCGCTTCCTGGTGCCCCAGCTGATGGGCTTTGAGGGCTGGGCCATCTTCATGGACTGCGACATGCTCTGCCGCAGCGACATCGCCGAGCTCTGGGCCCTGCGCGACGACCGCTATGCGCTGATGTGCGTGCAGCACCAGCACGTACCCGATCAGGAGGTGAAATTCCTGGGGGAAACCCAGAGCCGCTACGAGAAGAAGAATTGGAGCTCGCTGATGCTGTTCAACAGCAGCCGCTGCGCCGCGCTGACGCCTGCGTATGTGAACAGCGCCAGCGGCCTGGAGCTGCACCGCTTCCACTGGCTTGGCGACGACAGCCTGATCGGCGCCCTGCCCATGGAGCGCTGGAACCACCTGGTGGATGTGCAGGAGCGCCCCCTGGCAGAACCGTCCGCCCTGCTGCACTGGACCCTGGGCGGGCCCTGGTTCCGGGAGCAGCGCACCATGGGCGGGCCATTGGCCGCCGAATGGTTCAGCGCCCGCGACGATGCGATGCGGCTGTGGGACTGA
- a CDS encoding class I SAM-dependent methyltransferase: protein MLSFPPEFDAAAYRSSYADLAGLRRSELKQHWRQEGRRGRRNATALESRDDLLRYLQPAGHLLEIGPFDNPSLEPLRGPGLQIDYADYLSRAKLVERARLRPERNPEAVPPIRYVLSEGGYDQIQQRYDAVVSHHCLEHQPDLIGHLLQVAGLLKPAGVYLFTLPDQRRCFDRYLPPSGLIDVVTAHLERRSRPPLQALVEHKCFTVTDWLQAPNPLDGVGLPTRALLEAALEEYQAHPYVDVHCWKFTNERFRRLVRQLVALAYLPATTSLRTYNLGNDFAAVLGFTPEP, encoded by the coding sequence GTGCTGAGTTTCCCGCCGGAATTCGACGCCGCTGCCTACCGCAGTAGCTACGCCGATCTGGCCGGCCTGCGCCGCTCTGAGCTCAAGCAACACTGGCGCCAGGAGGGGCGGCGCGGCCGCCGCAACGCCACCGCGCTGGAGAGCCGCGACGACCTACTCCGTTACCTCCAGCCGGCCGGGCATCTCCTTGAGATCGGCCCCTTTGATAACCCCTCCCTCGAGCCCCTGCGCGGCCCCGGCCTCCAGATCGATTACGCCGACTACCTCAGCCGCGCCAAGCTGGTTGAGCGCGCCCGGCTACGCCCGGAGCGCAATCCAGAGGCCGTGCCCCCGATCCGCTACGTGCTCTCCGAGGGCGGTTACGACCAGATCCAGCAGCGCTACGACGCGGTGGTGTCGCACCACTGCCTTGAGCACCAGCCCGACCTGATCGGCCACCTGCTGCAGGTGGCTGGGCTGCTCAAACCCGCTGGGGTTTATCTGTTCACCCTGCCCGACCAGCGACGCTGCTTCGATCGCTATCTGCCGCCTAGCGGCTTGATCGATGTGGTCACAGCCCATCTGGAGCGCCGCAGCCGCCCGCCCCTGCAGGCTCTGGTGGAGCACAAGTGCTTCACCGTGACCGACTGGCTCCAGGCGCCTAACCCCCTAGATGGAGTGGGTCTGCCCACCCGGGCCCTGCTGGAGGCCGCCCTGGAGGAATACCAGGCCCATCCCTATGTGGATGTGCACTGCTGGAAGTTCACTAACGAGCGCTTCCGCCGCCTGGTGCGCCAGCTGGTTGCCTTGGCCTACCTGCCGGCAACCACCAGCCTGCGCACCTACAACCTCGGCAACGACTTCGCTGCTGTGCTGGGATTCACTCCTGAGCCCTGA
- a CDS encoding Nif11-like leader peptide family natural product precursor, whose protein sequence is MASSSGSDRSELQAFRFRLRHDHLLRQRLRHAKQEATLALACELGFELSIEDLQGQRQRSRKEV, encoded by the coding sequence ATGGCTTCCTCTTCTGGTTCCGATCGCAGTGAGCTCCAGGCCTTTCGCTTCCGCCTGCGCCACGACCACCTCCTGCGCCAGCGGCTGCGGCACGCCAAGCAGGAGGCCACCTTGGCCCTAGCCTGCGAACTTGGCTTTGAGCTGAGCATCGAAGATCTGCAGGGCCAGCGCCAACGCAGTCGCAAGGAGGTTTAA